CTTAGAAAAAGGAGAACAATTTCGAGCAAGAGAGAAATTGGTCGGTGCTGATATATGGCAAAGAAATGCCTTAATCGGAGTAACGTGGGTAGTCAATCCAAATTAGGGAGGATTTGGATTTTAACCCCGCTCGTGCAGAACCTGTTGAAGGACGCATCCTTATTTCTCTCTCCCTCATGAAATGTCCATCGCACTGAATCCAATATCGAAAACTTTTAATCTATAATAGTAGACACCTGTCTTCGTATAGGGGGGAAGATATGAAGATCTACGTAACGGGAGCCACGGGAGTCCTCGGCAGGAGGCTCGTGAAGGGCCTCGTCTCCCGCGGGCACACGGTCGTGGGAATGGCGAGGAGCCCCAAGGGCGAGGATACGGTCAGGTCTCTCGGCGGAATACCCTCACGCGCCGAACTTTTCGATTCCAAATCCTTACTTCCCGATGTCGAAGGCTCCGACGTCGTTATACATGCCGCGACCTCAATTCCCGTAAAAGAGAGGATGAAGCAAACTGACTTCGCATTGAATGACCGCATAAGGCGCGAAGGGACCAGTGTACTCACTGAATGCGCCGTTAAAACCGGAGTGAAGAAGCTGATATTCCAGAACGTAGTCTGGGTCGCCACACCGCCTGACGGGTCATATTTTGATGAAAGCTCCCCGGTCAATCCCAACGAATCAGTGCAGTCGGGTATAGACGGCGAGAATATTGTGCTTCAGGCAGCCGAGAAACACGGTTTTATAGGCATCTCCCTCCGCTGCGGCTTTTTTTACGGCTCCGACACCGCTCATACGAGGACGATCGCGGAAGGACTTAAAAAAAGAAAGTTCCCCATTATCGGCAGCGGCAATAATTACTGGTCCAACATCCACGTCGACGATGCGGCATCCGCCTTCGTGACCGCTGTACTCGAAGACCTCAATGGCGTCTGGCACGTCGTCGACGACGGGCCTGTCAAGGTGGGTGAGTTTCTGGGCGCATTCTCCGAAAAGCTCGGCGCCGCCCCTCCCCGCCGCATACCTCTGTGGCTGGGCCGTTTTCTCGCGGGAAGCTATGCCGTAAATTTTTTCACCGCGTCTACGAATACCTCGAATAAAAAGCTCCGTGCGGCGTCGAGCTGGACGCCCAGGTATCCGACTTACAAAGAAGGCTTCGCGCAGGTTATTAATGACTGGAAGGCGGAGGGCTTTCTTCTCTAGACGATGACAGGCTCGAAACCCGCACAAGGTACAAGGACAGTAACAATAGCGGTCATAATATGGCTCCTTGCCTCTGTCATGGCCGGTGCGTCGGGTATCTTCTCGAACCTTCGTCCCCCGTTTCCACAGGCCGTCCTCCTCGGACTCGTAATAGTCGAGCTCCTGATTTTTGCATTCTCCTCCGGCTTCAGGGGGTGGTGCCTCTCTGTAGACGTGAGGGCGCTTGCGCTATTTCACCTCACGCGTTTCGTCGGCATATATTTCCTGATTCTTTATTCTCAGGGCAGGCTCCCCTACGATTTCGCGGTACCCGGCGGGTGGGGAGACACAGCGGCTGCCGCAGCAGTCGTAATCCTGGTTTTATTCGTTAAGCCCGTGGGAAAAACCGCATGGATTCTCTATCTTGTTTGGAACCTGTTCGGCTTTCTCGATATATTATTCGTAGTCGTGACTGCGGCGAGGCTCGCGTTCTCAGGGCCCGGCTCGATGAGCGAGCTGCTCAGGCTCCCGCTCAATCTTTTGCTGACTTTCGTAGTCCCGGTAATCATATTCACGCACATAGTGATTTTCATAAGACTGATCATAAGCTGGAAACGCGGTTATCAGTTTATCTGATCCGATTTTGTAATCTCGCCGCGCTCCGCTTATTGCTGTCTTATACGTAAACTTGATGCTTGCTATACAACATCGGATAAGTGAGGATGATTGAATGGACAGTGACGGTAAATTCGAGGGGTTCCCGAAAGGGACTTTTGATTTTTTAAGGGATCTGGAGTTGAACAATAACAGGGACTGGTTCGAATCAAGCCGCAGCATTTACGAAGACCTCGTCCTCAGACCCGCCCAGGAATTCGTCGTCGAGATGGGAGACAGGCTCAAAACCATATCCCCGCGCGTATCGGCTATCCCGCTCATCGATAAATCGATATTCCGCCTTTACAGGGACACGAGGTTCTCCACGGACAAGACTCCCTATAAGACTCATCTCGGCATGCTCTTCTGGGAAGGCCCGAGGAAGAAGCTCGAGAACCCGAACTATTACGTCCAGCTCAATAAATCCTCGATCTTCTTGGGCGCCGGAGAATACCGTTTCACCGCCGACCTCCTGAGGCGGTACAGGGATTCCGTCGTCCATCCAAGACGGGGCGTGGAGCTGAAAAGAATTCTGGACGAGATAACCGCGAACGAGTCGTACAAGATAGGCGGCGGGCATTATAAGAGGGTTCCGCGGGGTTACGACCCTGATCATCCTAATGCGGGGCTGCTGCTCCATAACGGGCTTTATACGTATTATGAAGGGGCGCTTCCGGATGAGATATATTCTTCACGGTTCGTCGATTTCTGCTTCAGTATTCTTAAGGAGATGTCCCCGCTTCAGGGATGGCTGGGAAGAGTCAATAATATATAATACAAGTGAGTATTATAAGAATCAGTGGAGGCAATAATGACAGACGAAGAAAGGAAATCGATAGCCTCAGAGTATCTGAAGAGTCTCGATTACGGGAGGGACTTCTTCCACCTCTTCGCGGAAGACGCGGAGGTGTTCTTTCCCAACTGGGGAGTCGCGAGAGGGGCGGCGGAATACAAGAGACTCTTTTCCGACCTGGGCTCGCGCGTAGCGGAGTTCACACACCACCACGCTTATATAAACTGGATTATTCAGGGAGACATGGTCGTCGCCGAAGGGTCGAGCGAGGGGAAGCTCAAGACGGGGGAGAGCTGGTCGGACAGCAAGTGGTGCGACGTCTTCGAGATAAGGGACGGGAAGATACAGCGCCTCTACATATACCTCGACCCCGAATACTCGAGGTATTGACCGGCGTCCCCCGGAGACATAAAAATGAAAATCACGAGAGTTTACTCGGACCCTTCCGGGGAATCCCATTTCGGAGAGATCGAGATCGGCCTCCGCGACAAGGGCTCCATCGGCAGGCTCTCCGAGCGTTTCCCGGTGAAATCCATGATCTTCAGGGAAAACGACTCCGACTACGATTACGACTGGCATAACGCCCCCGAGAGGCAGTACATAGTGCTTCTCGACGGGGAGATAGAGATAGAGGTCGGCGACGGAGAGAGAAGGATATTCCGCGGCGGGGACGTGATATTCGTCGAGGACGTGGACGGCAGGGGCCACAGGACGAGGGTTACAAATAACAGGCCGCGGAGATCGGTTTTCGTGACGCTTGGGTAATCGACTGATACATCTGCGAG
This DNA window, taken from Thermodesulfobacteriota bacterium, encodes the following:
- a CDS encoding DUF2461 domain-containing protein, with the protein product MDSDGKFEGFPKGTFDFLRDLELNNNRDWFESSRSIYEDLVLRPAQEFVVEMGDRLKTISPRVSAIPLIDKSIFRLYRDTRFSTDKTPYKTHLGMLFWEGPRKKLENPNYYVQLNKSSIFLGAGEYRFTADLLRRYRDSVVHPRRGVELKRILDEITANESYKIGGGHYKRVPRGYDPDHPNAGLLLHNGLYTYYEGALPDEIYSSRFVDFCFSILKEMSPLQGWLGRVNNI
- a CDS encoding nuclear transport factor 2 family protein, whose translation is MTDEERKSIASEYLKSLDYGRDFFHLFAEDAEVFFPNWGVARGAAEYKRLFSDLGSRVAEFTHHHAYINWIIQGDMVVAEGSSEGKLKTGESWSDSKWCDVFEIRDGKIQRLYIYLDPEYSRY
- a CDS encoding NAD-dependent epimerase/dehydratase family protein: MKIYVTGATGVLGRRLVKGLVSRGHTVVGMARSPKGEDTVRSLGGIPSRAELFDSKSLLPDVEGSDVVIHAATSIPVKERMKQTDFALNDRIRREGTSVLTECAVKTGVKKLIFQNVVWVATPPDGSYFDESSPVNPNESVQSGIDGENIVLQAAEKHGFIGISLRCGFFYGSDTAHTRTIAEGLKKRKFPIIGSGNNYWSNIHVDDAASAFVTAVLEDLNGVWHVVDDGPVKVGEFLGAFSEKLGAAPPRRIPLWLGRFLAGSYAVNFFTASTNTSNKKLRAASSWTPRYPTYKEGFAQVINDWKAEGFLL